Proteins from a genomic interval of Thamnophis elegans isolate rThaEle1 chromosome 2, rThaEle1.pri, whole genome shotgun sequence:
- the PCTP gene encoding phosphatidylcholine transfer protein produces the protein MSRSSNTASSSAAHLRRQEQSRPAFSEDQFLAVSKELVSHSARPDTWQLLTNTQGLCIYRLHDEKSGLYEYKIYSILTDCSPELCADVYMDLSYRTKWDQYVKNVREKTQDGKTAIYWEVKFPFPLANRDYVFVRERQDMEHDGQKIYVILAKSVNTVKFSEKPGIVRVKNFRQGVAFASDGKKGCKVFMTYFDDPGGKLPSWAVNWAAKTGIPNFLKDMQKACQSYRKR, from the exons ATGTCCCGAAGCAGCAACACAGCTTCCTCCTCGGCTGCCCACCTCCGCAGGCAGGAGCAGTCGCGCCCGGCCTTTTCCGAGGACCAGTTCCTGGCCGTTTCCAAGGAGCTGGTCAGCCATAGCGCGCGTCCCGACACCTGGCAGCTCCTCACCAACACCCAGGGTCTCTGCATCTACCGGCTGCACGACGAG AAATCGGGGCTGTATGAATATAAAATCTATAGCATACTTACTGATTGTTCCCCAGAGCTATGTGCTGATGTTTATATGGACTTAAGCTACAGAACAAAATGGGACCAATATGTTAAAA ATGTACGTGAGAAAACTCAGGATGGCAAAACAGCTATCTACTGGGAAGTGAAGTTCCCCTTCCCCTTGGCAAACAGAGAT TATGTTTTTGTTCGTGAGCGTCAAGATATGGAGCATGATGGGCAGAAGATCTATGTTATATTGGCTAAAAGTGTGAATACTGTTAAATTCTCAGAAAAGCCTGGGATTGTTAGAGTAAAGAATTTTAGACAAGGCGTGGCCTTTGCAAGTGATGGCAAGAAAGGGTGCAAAG TTTTCATGACCTATTTTGATGATCCTGGTGGAAAGCTTCCTTCGTGGGCTGTCAACTGGGCAGCTAAG ACTGGAATTCCCAACTTCTTGAAAGACATGCAGAAAGCTTGTCAGAGTTATCGTAAGAGATAA